GTGACATGAGGAGTGATTGAACTGCTGTGGGAATAGATACTGCTACACCAACCCCAAACGAAAAGAGGAATACTGAAATGATCGCCTCCCGCTCCAGCAACAAACTAAAGCCAGCTAACCTTTCAAGATTGAATTCCAGGAGTGTGCGGACTGAGCCTGACAAATAGGAGGACAGCACACCGATCAGTACCGCGCCTAGGCTTCCTATCAAAGCTACACTCACAGCTTGTTCTATAACCCACCTGAAGGCTTGCCTTCCGGAGGCCCCCCGGGTCTTGAGCGTGCCGACGTCCTTCCTTCGTTGGTCGGCCACCAGCTCAGAGTTGTAGTATACCAACATGATGCCCATTGTTAGGGAGGGTATCGAGAATCCAAGTGAAATCGAGGTAACGGTTTGCGCCCATCCGGTATATGAGAGCAGCGTATCTTCCAAGTCATATTCTGACACATAGGCGTAAGGCAGGCTGTTCTGCTCGATCTGCTTACCAATATTCTTGGCTCTGTCAGCGGGTGTCGTACTGGTAGATGAAAGGATGGAGGACTCATCAAGGTCGACCCAAAAGACTTCCTTTTTGCTCACATATCCTCTGGGATCAAGCTGGGGGAACGCGGTTTCCAGCCCTTGCTTTGTCGTTATCATCCGTAACATTGAGACCCCTTGGTTACGGGCATACCGCATGGGAAAGAGGTTGGTCCTGAATGAGCCAACAATGACAAAGTCTTTTTCTATGACGATTTCCGTCCCGTTTTCATGGATCCTGGATACTGCTGTGAAGTTGTCCCCAATGCTAAGCTCGTAATGCTCAAGCGTTGACACCTCAACATAACAGGAGGAATCGTTCAGCCTTGCCGCGGTGGTAAGCAGTTCGAAAGCTTGGGGAAATCTTGATGGAGTATCCTCTACGATACCGAGATACACCTGTTCTTGATATTCATAATCGTCCACGTCCCAATCATAAGAGCGCACCAAGCTCAGGAGTTGGGAAGTTTCTACATTTTGTTGACTTTCGATAATCCCTTGGATGTCCTGTGTTGTTGTCTCGTTCTGGTCATAAAACTGTTCAGATAAGGCGACCTGCATGTCAACCGAGACATTCCCTGTCATCTCTTGAAGAACATCTGGACGTATGCTGTCCATATAAAACAGAATGCCGCCCAAGACACCTGCTGACAACGAGAATATCAAGAAGGTGGCAAACACCTGCCGTTTATCAGCGGTTAGTCGTGCCAACATAAACATTTAGACTTCTCCTCCGCGATAGGGACCAGCTTCTGCCCAATGTGCATTCAGCGCCTCTTGCAGGTTTACTTTTGAATTAGTGACAGCTACGATGAAAATCATTGTTACCATCGAAATGACAAAGAAGCCGAGTATGGCGAGCAATCTGAACCAAGGAACAGATGGAAATATGGATACTGGGAATACATAGCTGCTCGTAGAAATAGTTAGGAGCGTATTTACAATGAAGACAGGGGAGAAGAGCAGGAGTAGCATAAGCGCTGATATCGATAAGATGAGTAGCTCCGCTGCCTGCGTCTTTACGATGTCTGCTGTCCGTGCTCCCATGGATCTCAGCAAGGCCACTTCTCGTTTCCTTGAACGGATGTCTTCAGCGGCGTAAATCGAGAATGCCCCAAACATGACCAGGACCATACCCACAGTCATCATCGTGTCGACAGCCCTGTCCATGGAATATTCTGCCTGGTCGACATACTGTTTCACTTCATAGTCCACGCAGGCCCATCCATTGTAAGCTGTATCCCAGTAGTCTCCTTGCGTTTCTATTACTGCGTTGCCTGATGCATTCATCAGTTCTTCTACCATTGCAGTGGAATTCCCCTTGTCCCTTACATTCACACAAAGC
The Candidatus Lokiarchaeota archaeon DNA segment above includes these coding regions:
- a CDS encoding FtsX-like permease family protein; this translates as DYTGTLLNESTVLSQTLDELDSTPNGVILTEEVAQEYELVVGDSVRASIESPEGSKVFVFSILAIVDGLSDGSIITTRSESYRPQPFGKQVMYANREYLASEINFTASAQNSLCVNVRDKGNSTAMVEELMNASGNAVIETQGDYWDTAYNGWACVDYEVKQYVDQAEYSMDRAVDTMMTVGMVLVMFGAFSIYAAEDIRSRKREVALLRSMGARTADIVKTQAAELLILSISALMLLLLFSPVFIVNTLLTISTSSYVFPVSIFPSVPWFRLLAILGFFVISMVTMIFIVAVTNSKVNLQEALNAHWAEAGPYRGGEV